A stretch of Candidatus Sphingomonas phytovorans DNA encodes these proteins:
- the guaD gene encoding guanine deaminase, with protein MGPHAFRAELLSVPEDPAQGGTVRHHADGLMVVEQGVVVAFGDHADLAPCFPGVPVERLPGLVVPGFVDTHIHYPQTDRIAAYGGQLLEWLERHIFPAEAAFADRGHADAVAGFFLDELLRNGTTSALVFATVHAQSVDALFEAALARNMRIVSGKVLMDLGPETLHDSVESGRAESEALIARWRGRGRLGYAVTPRFALTSSDEQLAGAGDLVAAHPDVLMHTHLAENAGEIAAVADRFPTALDYLDVYDRFGLVGPRSVFAHCVHMEDRALARMGSAGSSIAFCPTSNLFLGSGLFDLAQADAHGVTVGIGTDVGAGTSFSLLATLGEAYKIGQMRGTGLDPFRALHLATAGGARALGLGGRIGGLLPGQEADFVLLDPAATPLLARRTAGASLMEKLFALQILGDDRAIARTYVAGRCAWRRPA; from the coding sequence ATGGGACCGCACGCCTTCCGCGCCGAATTGCTGAGCGTCCCCGAGGACCCGGCACAGGGCGGCACGGTCCGCCACCATGCCGACGGGCTGATGGTGGTCGAGCAGGGTGTGGTCGTCGCGTTCGGCGACCATGCCGATCTCGCCCCGTGTTTCCCGGGCGTGCCGGTCGAGCGCCTCCCGGGACTGGTGGTCCCCGGCTTTGTCGACACGCATATCCATTATCCGCAGACCGACCGGATCGCGGCCTATGGCGGGCAGTTGCTCGAATGGCTCGAACGGCACATCTTTCCGGCCGAGGCAGCCTTTGCGGATCGCGGCCATGCCGACGCGGTGGCTGGTTTCTTCCTCGACGAGCTGCTGAGGAACGGCACCACCAGTGCACTGGTCTTCGCCACCGTCCATGCCCAATCGGTCGATGCCCTGTTCGAGGCAGCGCTGGCGCGGAACATGCGGATCGTGTCGGGCAAGGTGCTGATGGATCTCGGGCCGGAGACGCTGCACGATTCGGTCGAAAGCGGCCGGGCCGAAAGCGAGGCGCTGATCGCACGGTGGCGCGGGCGCGGACGGCTCGGTTACGCGGTGACGCCGCGCTTCGCGCTCACCTCGTCGGATGAACAGCTTGCCGGCGCGGGCGATCTCGTCGCCGCGCATCCGGACGTGCTGATGCACACCCATCTCGCGGAGAATGCCGGAGAGATCGCCGCGGTTGCGGATCGCTTCCCGACGGCGCTCGACTATCTCGACGTCTATGACCGTTTCGGTCTGGTGGGCCCGCGATCGGTCTTCGCGCACTGCGTGCACATGGAGGATCGAGCCCTAGCGCGGATGGGCTCGGCAGGGTCGAGCATCGCCTTCTGCCCGACCAGCAACCTGTTCCTCGGCTCGGGCCTGTTCGATCTGGCTCAGGCCGATGCGCACGGCGTGACGGTCGGCATCGGCACTGATGTCGGCGCCGGCACTAGCTTCTCGCTGCTCGCGACGCTGGGCGAGGCGTACAAGATCGGCCAGATGCGCGGAACCGGCCTCGACCCTTTTCGCGCGCTCCATCTCGCGACGGCAGGCGGCGCCCGGGCGCTGGGGCTCGGCGGCCGGATCGGCGGCTTGTTGCCGGGGCAGGAGGCCGATTTCGTCCTGCTCGATCCAGCCGCCACGCCGCTGCTGGCGCGGCGCACCGCCGGGGCGAGCCTGATGGAGAAACTGTTCGCGCTGCAGATATTGGGCGACGACCGGGCGATCGCCCGCACCTATGTCGCCGGGCGCTGCGCCTGGAGGCGGCCCGCCTGA
- a CDS encoding gamma-glutamyltransferase, protein MQHEVRSLRGMVTAPHHLAAQAGLGVLQDGGNAVEATVAVAACLAVVYPHMTGIGGDGFWLIAEPDGRTHAIDACGAAAATASLTLYRGHKVIPWRGPLAANTVAGTISGWAAALQSSGGTLPLARLLRDAIYHAESGVAVTRGWAELATLRRRELFDQPGAWAETFEPAGRPLVEGEVLRQPRLAATLALLARDGLQSFYEGALARSIAADLARLGSPLSTIDFAAHRATRPVPLSVGIEGTRLFNTAPPTQGLASLLILALFDRVHAPEAEGFDYVHGLVEATKQAFLFRDRHVGDPDDMTFDPQTLLDDPRELDEMAMRIDLDRALPWPQPASAGDTCWFGAADAEGRVVSSIQSSYFEFGSGLVLPQTGITWQNRGSSFRLAEDGWNALRPGRKPFHTLNPALARFDDGRVMAYGTMGGEGQPQTQAAIFTRYARYGIGLQEAISRPRWLLGRTWGENSTTLKIEDRFALDLYEDLRAAGHQVELMPAFTATMGHAGAIVRHANGVLEGATDPRSDGQVAAW, encoded by the coding sequence ATGCAGCATGAAGTGAGGAGCCTGCGCGGCATGGTCACCGCGCCGCATCATCTGGCGGCGCAGGCCGGGCTTGGCGTGCTGCAGGATGGCGGGAATGCGGTGGAGGCGACTGTCGCGGTCGCTGCGTGCCTTGCGGTGGTCTATCCGCACATGACCGGGATCGGCGGCGACGGCTTCTGGCTGATCGCCGAGCCTGACGGGCGAACTCATGCGATCGACGCGTGCGGCGCGGCGGCGGCGACCGCCAGTCTCACGCTCTACCGAGGGCACAAGGTAATCCCCTGGCGCGGACCGCTCGCGGCCAACACCGTGGCGGGCACGATCTCAGGCTGGGCGGCGGCGCTTCAGTCGAGCGGCGGCACGTTGCCGCTGGCGCGGTTGCTGCGCGACGCCATCTACCATGCCGAATCCGGCGTCGCGGTGACGCGGGGCTGGGCGGAGCTCGCAACGCTGAGGCGGCGCGAGCTGTTCGACCAGCCCGGCGCCTGGGCCGAGACCTTCGAGCCCGCCGGGCGGCCGCTGGTCGAGGGCGAGGTGCTGCGCCAGCCCCGGTTGGCAGCGACGCTGGCGCTGCTTGCGCGCGATGGATTGCAGAGCTTCTATGAAGGCGCGCTCGCCCGCTCGATCGCCGCCGATCTCGCCCGGCTCGGCAGCCCGCTCAGCACGATCGACTTCGCGGCCCACCGCGCGACCCGGCCGGTGCCGCTCAGCGTCGGCATCGAGGGCACGCGCCTGTTCAACACCGCGCCGCCGACCCAGGGCCTCGCCTCGCTGCTGATCCTCGCCTTGTTCGACCGGGTCCATGCCCCCGAGGCCGAAGGGTTCGATTATGTCCATGGCCTGGTCGAGGCGACCAAGCAGGCGTTCCTGTTCCGCGACCGGCATGTCGGCGATCCCGACGATATGACTTTCGACCCGCAAACCCTGCTCGACGATCCGCGCGAGCTTGACGAGATGGCGATGCGGATCGACCTCGATCGGGCGCTGCCCTGGCCGCAGCCTGCTTCGGCGGGCGACACCTGCTGGTTCGGCGCGGCCGATGCCGAGGGGCGCGTGGTGAGTTCGATCCAGAGTAGCTATTTCGAATTCGGCTCGGGCCTTGTCCTGCCCCAGACCGGTATCACCTGGCAGAACCGGGGCAGCAGCTTCCGCCTCGCCGAGGATGGCTGGAACGCGCTCCGGCCGGGACGCAAGCCTTTCCACACGCTCAACCCGGCGCTGGCCCGCTTCGATGATGGGCGCGTGATGGCCTATGGCACGATGGGCGGCGAGGGGCAGCCCCAGACCCAGGCAGCGATCTTCACTCGTTATGCCCGGTACGGCATCGGCCTGCAGGAGGCGATCAGCCGCCCGCGCTGGCTGCTCGGGCGGACCTGGGGCGAAAACAGCACCACGCTGAAGATCGAGGATCGTTTCGCGCTCGATCTCTATGAGGATCTCCGCGCGGCCGGGCATCAGGTCGAGCTGATGCCGGCCTTCACCGCGACCATGGGCCATGCCGGTGCGATCGTTCGCCATGCCAATGGCGTGCTCGAGGGCGCGACCGATCCGCGCAGCGACGGCCAGGTGGCGGCGTGGTGA
- a CDS encoding bile acid:sodium symporter, which yields MLKRFLVLFEPFILILIGTVVLASLLPPRGPAVPLFDIAADIAIVLLFFLHGAKLSREAIVAGMSNWRLHLAVFAVTYILFPVLGLGVAALPFLAPPVAMGMLFLTLLPSTVQSSIAFTAIARGNVAAAVCSASFSNLIGIVLTPALAAILIRSGGSAGVSLASVESIVVQLLLPFVAGHLLRPWIGGFVARQKKLLTLVDRGSILLVVYTAFGAAVVDGIWHRLSADELALILAACTVLLALVLLATWGLGRLMGLSREDAIVLLFCGSKKSLVSGVPMAGVLFPPAQVGLVILPLMLFHQLQLFACAIIARHYADDPVD from the coding sequence ATGCTCAAGCGCTTCCTCGTCCTCTTCGAGCCGTTCATCCTGATCCTGATCGGCACGGTGGTGCTTGCCTCGCTGCTGCCGCCCCGTGGACCGGCAGTGCCGTTGTTCGACATCGCCGCCGACATCGCGATCGTCCTGCTGTTCTTCCTCCACGGGGCGAAGCTGTCGCGCGAGGCGATCGTCGCCGGCATGAGCAACTGGCGCCTCCATCTCGCCGTGTTCGCCGTCACCTATATCCTGTTCCCGGTGCTGGGGCTCGGCGTCGCGGCGCTGCCCTTCCTCGCGCCGCCCGTCGCGATGGGCATGCTGTTCCTGACCCTGTTGCCCTCGACCGTTCAGTCCTCGATCGCCTTCACCGCGATCGCGCGGGGCAATGTCGCGGCGGCGGTATGCAGCGCATCCTTCTCCAACCTGATCGGCATCGTACTGACCCCGGCGCTGGCCGCGATCCTGATCAGGTCGGGCGGCAGCGCGGGCGTGTCGCTCGCCTCGGTCGAGTCGATCGTCGTCCAGCTCCTGCTGCCGTTCGTCGCCGGCCATCTGCTGCGGCCATGGATCGGCGGCTTCGTCGCGCGTCAGAAGAAGCTGCTGACGCTGGTCGATCGCGGATCGATCCTGCTGGTCGTCTATACCGCGTTCGGCGCGGCGGTGGTCGACGGCATCTGGCACCGGCTGTCGGCGGACGAACTGGCGCTGATCCTCGCGGCCTGCACGGTGCTGCTGGCGCTGGTGCTGCTCGCGACCTGGGGCCTGGGCAGGCTGATGGGCCTCAGCCGCGAGGACGCGATCGTGCTGCTGTTCTGCGGATCGAAGAAAAGCCTCGTCTCCGGCGTGCCGATGGCGGGCGTGCTGTTCCCGCCGGCGCAGGTCGGCCTGGTGATCCTGCCGCTGATGCTGTTCCATCAGCTCCAGCTCTTCGCCTGTGCCATCATCGCTCGCCATTACGCGGACGATCCGGTCGATTGA
- a CDS encoding Cof-type HAD-IIB family hydrolase — MGNGTKEAIGLLVSDLDGTLVDKKKQLTPGTIAAVGRLREAGIGFTIISARPRSGMMPIADALAIDDVMGAFNGGTIFRRDGTLVEQHRIDPAVVRGVFELVGDAAVDTWVFADDLWYASTDQGHHVDSERVSSNQAPVIVSDFTALYDRADKLTFVSDDPALLGALAGHAAAAFGARATVVQSQTYYLDVTALAANKGDGVALLAEAMGTPLALTAVIGDQGNDVAMFVRAGLSIAMGQGPAEVRAKADFTTGANDADGVAQAIDGIILPRV, encoded by the coding sequence ATGGGCAATGGCACGAAGGAGGCGATCGGGCTCCTCGTCTCCGATCTCGACGGCACGCTGGTCGACAAAAAGAAGCAGCTCACGCCGGGCACCATCGCGGCAGTCGGCCGGCTGCGCGAGGCCGGGATCGGCTTCACCATCATCAGCGCCCGGCCGCGATCGGGCATGATGCCGATCGCCGATGCGCTGGCGATCGACGATGTGATGGGCGCATTCAACGGCGGGACGATCTTCCGCCGCGACGGGACACTGGTCGAGCAGCACCGGATCGATCCAGCGGTGGTGCGCGGCGTGTTCGAACTGGTCGGCGACGCGGCGGTCGATACCTGGGTGTTCGCCGACGACCTCTGGTACGCCAGCACCGACCAGGGGCATCATGTCGATTCCGAACGCGTCTCGTCCAACCAGGCGCCTGTGATCGTGTCCGACTTCACGGCACTGTACGACCGCGCCGACAAGCTCACCTTCGTCAGCGACGATCCGGCGTTGCTCGGTGCGCTGGCCGGGCACGCCGCCGCCGCGTTCGGCGCACGGGCGACGGTGGTGCAGTCGCAGACCTATTATCTCGACGTGACCGCGCTTGCCGCCAACAAGGGTGACGGCGTCGCGTTGCTGGCCGAGGCGATGGGCACGCCGCTGGCACTGACCGCCGTGATCGGCGATCAGGGAAACGACGTGGCGATGTTCGTGCGGGCTGGCCTGTCGATCGCGATGGGGCAGGGGCCGGCCGAGGTACGGGCAAAGGCCGATTTCACCACCGGCGCGAACGACGCTGATGGTGTCGCGCAGGCAATCGACGGGATCATCCTGCCCCGCGTCTGA
- the gnd gene encoding decarboxylating 6-phosphogluconate dehydrogenase yields the protein MRIGLIGLGRMGGNIARRLMRAGHETVAYDRDPKAIAELVADGAVGADSLEDMHAKLASPAIFWVMLPAGAPTEDTISTIAGFAKPGDIVIDGGNSFYKDDIRRAKTLAEKQIRYVDVGTSGGVWGLERGYCMMIGGEKDAVDLLDPILAALAPGLGTIPRTPNRGDKSEDPRAEQGYIHAGPPGSGHFVKMVHNGIEYGLMQAYAEGFDILAGKSSDKLPEEERFDLNLTDIAEVWRRGSVISSWLLDLSASALADDQQLAKYSGKVADSGEGHWTIEAAMEEAVPVNVLSAALFARYRSRVDHTFGDKLLSAMRFGFGGHVEMPQ from the coding sequence ATGCGTATCGGACTGATTGGCCTTGGCCGGATGGGCGGCAACATCGCCCGGCGCCTGATGCGCGCCGGGCATGAAACGGTCGCCTATGACCGCGATCCCAAGGCGATCGCGGAACTGGTCGCTGATGGGGCGGTCGGGGCTGACTCGCTCGAGGACATGCACGCCAAACTCGCCAGCCCGGCGATCTTCTGGGTGATGCTCCCCGCCGGAGCGCCGACCGAAGATACCATCTCGACGATTGCCGGCTTCGCGAAGCCGGGCGACATCGTCATCGATGGCGGCAACAGTTTCTACAAGGACGATATCCGCCGGGCGAAGACACTGGCGGAAAAGCAGATCCGCTATGTCGATGTCGGCACCTCGGGCGGCGTCTGGGGGCTTGAGCGCGGCTATTGCATGATGATCGGCGGGGAGAAGGACGCGGTCGACCTGCTCGATCCGATCCTCGCCGCGCTCGCGCCCGGGCTTGGCACCATCCCGCGCACGCCCAATCGCGGCGACAAGAGCGAGGACCCGCGCGCGGAGCAGGGCTATATCCATGCCGGCCCTCCCGGCTCGGGCCATTTCGTGAAGATGGTGCATAACGGCATCGAATATGGCCTGATGCAGGCCTATGCCGAGGGCTTCGACATCCTCGCCGGCAAGTCGTCGGACAAGCTGCCCGAGGAGGAGCGTTTCGACCTGAACCTGACCGACATCGCAGAGGTATGGCGGCGCGGCAGCGTGATCTCGTCCTGGCTGCTCGACCTGTCCGCCTCGGCGCTGGCCGACGACCAGCAGCTTGCCAAATATTCGGGCAAGGTCGCCGATTCGGGCGAGGGCCATTGGACGATCGAGGCGGCGATGGAGGAGGCGGTGCCGGTCAACGTGCTCTCCGCCGCCCTGTTCGCGCGCTATCGCAGCCGGGTCGACCATACGTTCGGCGATAAATTGCTCTCGGCGATGCGCTTCGGTTTCGGCGGCCATGTCGAGATGCCCCAGTAA
- the tal gene encoding transaldolase: MGRLNDLAALGQAVWLDFVDRKFLAEGGLQKLVDGDALTGVTSNPSIFEKAMGHGTAYDAALAEFDRTHPGAPAMERYEHLAIQDIQAAADTLRPVYDRLGGKDGYVSLEVSPYLANDTDGTIAEAKKLWAAVDRPDLMIKIPGTPAGVPAIAATIAAGINVNVTLLFSIEAYKAVALAYVEGLEQRAAKGEAVDKIASVASFFVSRIDTKIDDAIDARVKDGDAEAEALKAVRGKVAIANAKMAYAWYQDFIASDRWQALAAKGAMPQRLLWASTGTKNPDYPDTLYLDTLIGPDTVNTVPPKTLDAFRDHGTAAETLTRDVDGARHTLAEAERLGLDLAGVTDILVEEGVHSFAQAFDTLLGAIAAKHPETAN, translated from the coding sequence ATGGGTCGTCTCAACGATCTCGCCGCTTTGGGCCAGGCTGTCTGGCTCGATTTCGTCGACCGCAAGTTCCTCGCCGAAGGGGGCCTTCAGAAGCTGGTCGACGGGGATGCCCTGACCGGCGTAACCTCCAATCCGTCGATCTTCGAAAAGGCGATGGGCCACGGCACCGCCTATGACGCGGCGCTGGCCGAGTTCGACCGCACCCATCCCGGCGCGCCGGCGATGGAGCGCTACGAACATCTCGCCATCCAGGACATCCAGGCCGCGGCCGATACGCTGCGCCCGGTCTATGACCGGCTCGGCGGCAAGGATGGCTATGTCAGCCTTGAGGTCTCGCCCTATCTCGCCAACGACACCGACGGCACCATCGCCGAGGCGAAGAAGCTGTGGGCGGCGGTCGACCGGCCCGACCTGATGATCAAGATCCCCGGCACGCCAGCCGGCGTTCCCGCCATCGCGGCGACCATCGCGGCCGGGATCAACGTCAACGTGACGCTGCTCTTCTCGATCGAGGCCTATAAGGCAGTCGCCCTGGCCTATGTCGAGGGGCTCGAGCAGCGCGCGGCGAAGGGCGAGGCGGTGGACAAGATCGCCAGCGTCGCCAGCTTCTTCGTCAGCCGGATCGATACGAAGATCGACGACGCGATCGATGCACGGGTCAAGGACGGCGATGCCGAGGCAGAAGCGCTGAAGGCAGTGCGCGGCAAGGTGGCCATCGCCAATGCGAAAATGGCCTATGCCTGGTATCAGGACTTCATCGCCTCGGACCGCTGGCAGGCGCTCGCCGCGAAGGGCGCGATGCCGCAGCGGCTGCTCTGGGCATCGACCGGCACCAAGAACCCCGATTATCCCGACACGCTCTATCTCGACACGCTGATCGGGCCCGACACGGTCAACACCGTGCCGCCCAAGACGCTCGACGCGTTCCGCGACCATGGCACCGCCGCTGAGACGCTGACCCGCGATGTCGACGGCGCGCGCCATACGCTCGCCGAGGCGGAACGGCTTGGCCTCGACCTGGCCGGCGTGACGGATATTCTTGTCGAGGAAGGGGTCCATAGCTTCGCTCAGGCGTTCGACACCCTGCTTGGCGCGATCGCCGCGAAGCACCCCGAAACGGCGAACTGA
- the tkt gene encoding transketolase, whose product MSDAATASVPVKGLHEDGSPERLAIDTIRTLSMDAVQKANSGHPGTPMALAPVGHTLWSQFLRTDPDKPDWPNRDRFVLSVGHASMLLYSLLHLAGVKEIDRDGKPTGNLAVSLNDIENFRQLGSKTPGHPEYRHTTGVETTTGPLGAGCGNSVGMAIAERWLAARYNKPGFDLFDHDVYTLCGDGDMMEGVSAEAASLAGHLKLSNLCWIYDSNHISIEGDTNLAFDEDVGMRFQAYGWNVIHVDDANDCGALADAFATFKATSDRPTFIVVHSIIGWGSPRAGSEKAHGEPLGAENIKATKLAYGWPEDAQFLVPDGVAETFEKSIADRGRPLREAWEAMFAEYRKDNSDLAAELDLLLKGDLPEGWDADVPVFEADEKGIASRDAGGKVLNAIANRVPFLIGGSADLAPSTKTDVKGKASFEADNYAGSNFHFGVREHGMGAVVNGMALSHLRSYGSTFMVFADYMRPPIRLAAIMELPAIFVFTHDSIGVGEDGPTHQPIEHLATLRAIPGLDTIRPGDANETAWAWRAALEDKNRPTSLVLSRQALPTLDRSKYASAEGLMKGAYVLAGDENPELILIATGSEVSLAVAAHEALTAQGVRSRVVSMPSWYRYELQDAAYKESVLPRGVTARVAIEMGGEIGWDRYVGLEGRTVTMSTFGASAPIAKLQDKFGFTVDNVVKVARELLGKD is encoded by the coding sequence ATGTCCGATGCCGCCACGGCCAGCGTACCCGTCAAGGGCCTTCACGAGGACGGCTCGCCCGAGCGCCTGGCGATCGACACGATCCGCACGCTCTCCATGGATGCAGTGCAGAAGGCGAATTCGGGCCATCCCGGCACGCCGATGGCGCTCGCGCCGGTCGGCCACACGCTCTGGTCGCAATTCCTGCGCACCGATCCGGACAAGCCCGACTGGCCCAATCGCGACCGTTTCGTGCTGTCGGTCGGCCATGCCTCGATGCTGCTCTATTCGCTGCTTCACCTGGCGGGCGTGAAGGAAATCGACCGCGACGGAAAGCCGACCGGCAATCTCGCGGTCAGCCTGAACGACATCGAGAATTTCCGCCAGCTCGGCTCCAAGACGCCCGGCCATCCCGAATATCGCCACACCACCGGCGTCGAGACGACGACCGGCCCGCTCGGTGCCGGTTGCGGCAATTCGGTCGGCATGGCGATCGCCGAGCGCTGGCTCGCCGCGCGCTACAACAAGCCCGGCTTCGACCTGTTCGACCATGATGTCTATACGCTGTGCGGCGACGGCGACATGATGGAGGGCGTCTCGGCCGAGGCGGCGTCGCTTGCCGGGCACCTCAAGCTCTCCAACCTGTGCTGGATCTACGACAGCAACCATATCAGCATCGAGGGCGACACGAATCTCGCGTTCGACGAGGATGTCGGCATGCGCTTCCAAGCCTATGGCTGGAACGTCATCCATGTCGACGATGCCAATGATTGCGGCGCGCTGGCCGATGCCTTCGCCACGTTCAAGGCGACCAGCGACCGGCCGACCTTCATCGTCGTCCATTCGATCATCGGCTGGGGCAGCCCCCGCGCCGGCAGCGAGAAGGCGCATGGCGAACCGCTCGGCGCCGAAAATATCAAGGCGACCAAGCTTGCCTATGGCTGGCCCGAGGACGCCCAGTTCCTGGTGCCGGACGGCGTGGCCGAAACGTTCGAAAAGTCGATCGCCGATCGCGGCCGGCCGCTGCGCGAGGCATGGGAGGCAATGTTCGCCGAGTATCGCAAGGACAATAGCGACCTCGCGGCTGAACTCGACCTGCTGCTCAAGGGCGACCTGCCCGAGGGCTGGGACGCCGATGTTCCCGTCTTCGAGGCGGACGAGAAGGGCATCGCCTCGCGCGATGCGGGCGGCAAGGTACTCAATGCCATCGCCAACCGCGTGCCGTTCCTGATCGGCGGCTCGGCCGATCTCGCGCCCTCGACCAAGACCGACGTGAAGGGCAAGGCATCGTTCGAGGCCGACAATTATGCCGGCTCCAACTTTCATTTCGGCGTGCGCGAGCACGGCATGGGCGCGGTGGTCAACGGCATGGCGCTGTCGCACCTGCGGTCCTACGGCTCGACGTTCATGGTCTTTGCCGACTATATGCGCCCGCCGATCCGCCTCGCCGCGATCATGGAACTGCCGGCGATCTTCGTCTTCACGCATGATTCGATCGGCGTGGGCGAAGACGGCCCGACTCACCAGCCGATCGAGCATCTCGCGACGCTCCGCGCAATCCCCGGGCTCGACACGATCCGTCCCGGCGATGCGAACGAGACCGCCTGGGCATGGCGCGCCGCGCTTGAGGACAAGAATCGTCCCACGAGCCTGGTCCTGTCGCGCCAGGCGCTGCCGACGCTGGACCGCAGCAAATATGCATCGGCCGAAGGGCTGATGAAGGGCGCCTATGTCCTCGCCGGCGACGAGAATCCGGAACTGATCCTGATCGCCACCGGCAGCGAGGTCTCGCTCGCGGTCGCGGCGCATGAGGCGCTGACGGCGCAGGGCGTGCGCTCGCGCGTCGTCTCAATGCCGAGCTGGTATCGTTATGAGCTGCAGGACGCCGCGTACAAGGAAAGCGTGCTGCCGCGCGGTGTCACGGCACGCGTCGCGATCGAGATGGGCGGCGAGATCGGCTGGGATCGCTATGTCGGGCTTGAGGGCCGGACGGTGACCATGTCGACCTTCGGTGCCTCGGCCCCGATCGCGAAGCTGCAGGATAAATTCGGGTTCACCGTCGACAATGTCGTCAAGGTCGCCCGCGAACTGCTCGGAAAGGATTGA
- the rpiA gene encoding ribose-5-phosphate isomerase RpiA, with amino-acid sequence MTTTDDDKRAAALAAVEEVRPGMLVGLGTGSTAAFAIGRLGELVRGGLDIRAVATSLRTESMARMAGITLLDFAGVESVDLTIDGADEIDGRLFAIKGAGGAMLREKIVAAASRRMIVIADASKRVERIGRAKLPVEVLPFARAFVATRLAGLGAKTAVRVERSDQGNIIIDCLFPEIPDPSALAAALSGLPGVLGHGLFLDEVDCAYIGGGGRVIRLEK; translated from the coding sequence ATGACGACGACCGATGACGACAAGCGCGCCGCCGCCCTCGCCGCGGTGGAGGAAGTGCGGCCGGGCATGCTGGTCGGGCTCGGCACCGGGTCGACCGCGGCATTCGCGATCGGGCGGCTGGGGGAGCTGGTACGCGGCGGGCTCGATATCCGTGCGGTCGCCACGTCGCTGCGCACCGAATCGATGGCGCGGATGGCGGGCATCACCCTGCTTGATTTCGCCGGTGTCGAGTCGGTCGATCTCACCATCGACGGCGCTGACGAGATCGACGGCCGGCTGTTCGCGATCAAGGGCGCGGGCGGCGCGATGCTCCGCGAGAAGATCGTCGCCGCCGCGTCGCGCCGGATGATCGTGATCGCCGACGCGTCGAAGCGGGTCGAGCGGATCGGTCGCGCGAAGCTGCCGGTCGAGGTGCTGCCCTTCGCGCGTGCGTTCGTCGCGACTCGGCTGGCGGGACTCGGCGCGAAGACGGCGGTGCGGGTCGAGCGGTCCGATCAGGGCAATATCATCATCGACTGTCTTTTCCCTGAAATACCCGATCCTTCCGCGCTGGCCGCCGCACTTTCGGGGCTTCCCGGCGTGCTTGGACACGGCCTTTTCCTTGACGAGGTGGATTGCGCCTATATCGGCGGGGGCGGCCGCGTGATCCGGCTCGAAAAATAA
- a CDS encoding DedA family protein — translation MIEKIIAILATFTIAVISKGGYLGIVLLMAIESACIPLPSEIIMPFAGYLVSVGRFDLYLAATAGAIGCNIGSIFAYEVGKRGGRPLAERWGKYVLIGPGELDMADRFFDRWGNQAVLIGRLLPVIRSFIAFPAGVARMKLVPFHIYTFIGSWPWCFGLAWVGMVLGDKWNSDPRMKAAFHSADALIGVVLVALASFYIWHRVRGLKAKPKE, via the coding sequence ATGATCGAGAAAATCATCGCGATACTCGCGACCTTCACCATCGCCGTCATCTCCAAGGGGGGATATCTCGGCATCGTCCTGCTGATGGCGATCGAATCGGCCTGCATTCCGTTGCCGTCGGAGATCATCATGCCGTTCGCCGGCTATCTCGTTTCGGTCGGGCGGTTCGACCTGTACCTGGCGGCGACCGCCGGGGCGATCGGGTGCAATATCGGATCGATCTTCGCCTATGAGGTCGGCAAGCGCGGCGGGCGCCCGCTGGCCGAGCGCTGGGGCAAATATGTGCTGATCGGCCCGGGCGAGCTCGACATGGCCGACCGCTTCTTCGATCGCTGGGGCAATCAGGCGGTGCTGATCGGCCGCCTGCTGCCCGTCATCCGCTCCTTCATCGCCTTTCCCGCCGGCGTCGCGCGGATGAAGCTGGTGCCGTTCCACATCTATACCTTCATCGGCTCCTGGCCCTGGTGCTTCGGCCTTGCCTGGGTCGGCATGGTGCTGGGCGACAAATGGAACAGCGACCCGCGCATGAAGGCCGCCTTCCACAGCGCCGACGCGCTGATCGGCGTGGTGCTGGTCGCGCTGGCCAGCTTTTATATCTGGCACCGGGTACGCGGGCTGAAGGCGAAGCCGAAGGAATAG